From Microcystis aeruginosa NIES-2549, a single genomic window includes:
- a CDS encoding HlyD family secretion protein, with product MSDSSSFQKLNKQPAISWALGLLALFLAIGGIVLAYRQFGHTPHRDSSRPLPVAVEQTDLTIIVSANGTVEPEKVVNVSPKTAGILKELLVDEGYTVKKGQIIAKMDDSDWQGQLLESQGKLAAAQANLRKLIAGNRPQEIAQAQAKLEQLEANLQKLMAGNRSQEIAQEKARLEGLKAIFQKSDDEYRRNQLLFNEGAISQQTLNEKLATRDSAQAAVIESQEKLSLLKEGTRSEEIAQAKAEVRNQQQVLDLLQAGTRQEEIDQARAEVTTAQGSLQNVKTQIEDTIIKAPFDGVVTFVYAEPGAFVAPTTTGSSVSSATSSSILSLVSQNEVVSNVAEKNIDKIRVGQKVTITADAYPDKIFHGRVSLIATQATVEQNVTSFEVKVTLEEKAARELKAGMNVSTDFQVGQLKNALTVPTIAVTRQNEQTGVFVGAPNQPPRFVPITTGVTIGNRTEVKSGLDGSEHILINPPSDTRPRQGFSWQSLFGGGGNEPAAGGPPPGAPPQGASPPPSGPL from the coding sequence ATGTCAGATAGTTCCTCCTTCCAAAAACTTAACAAACAGCCCGCAATTAGCTGGGCATTGGGATTACTAGCTTTATTTTTAGCCATTGGTGGTATTGTTCTCGCCTATCGTCAGTTTGGGCATACCCCCCACCGGGATAGTTCCCGTCCGCTGCCTGTAGCCGTGGAACAGACGGATTTAACGATCATCGTTTCCGCTAATGGCACTGTGGAACCGGAAAAAGTGGTTAATGTTAGCCCTAAAACAGCAGGAATTTTGAAGGAACTGCTAGTAGATGAGGGTTATACTGTCAAAAAAGGACAGATAATTGCTAAAATGGACGATTCTGATTGGCAGGGTCAATTATTAGAATCCCAGGGCAAACTAGCGGCAGCCCAAGCTAATCTCCGCAAACTAATCGCCGGTAATCGTCCCCAAGAAATCGCTCAGGCCCAAGCGAAACTGGAACAACTAGAAGCCAACCTACAAAAGCTGATGGCCGGTAATCGTTCTCAGGAAATTGCCCAAGAAAAAGCTCGTTTAGAAGGTTTAAAAGCCATTTTCCAAAAATCTGATGATGAATATCGTCGCAATCAGCTACTTTTCAACGAAGGAGCCATATCTCAACAGACTTTAAACGAAAAACTGGCAACTAGGGATAGCGCCCAGGCTGCCGTGATTGAATCCCAAGAAAAGCTATCTCTCCTTAAAGAAGGAACTCGCTCGGAAGAAATTGCTCAAGCAAAGGCGGAAGTGAGAAATCAACAACAGGTCTTAGACCTTCTCCAAGCAGGAACAAGACAGGAGGAAATCGATCAAGCACGGGCGGAGGTGACTACTGCTCAGGGTTCTCTACAAAATGTCAAAACTCAGATTGAGGATACCATCATCAAAGCACCCTTTGACGGGGTGGTTACTTTTGTCTACGCTGAACCGGGGGCCTTTGTCGCTCCTACTACGACCGGCAGTTCCGTATCTTCGGCCACTTCTTCCTCGATTTTATCCCTGGTTTCACAAAATGAAGTGGTCAGCAATGTAGCAGAAAAAAACATTGATAAGATCCGGGTTGGGCAAAAGGTGACGATTACAGCCGATGCTTATCCCGATAAAATCTTCCATGGACGAGTCTCTCTGATTGCCACCCAGGCAACGGTAGAACAAAATGTCACCAGTTTTGAAGTGAAAGTGACCCTAGAAGAAAAGGCGGCCAGGGAATTAAAGGCGGGAATGAATGTTTCTACCGATTTCCAAGTCGGCCAACTGAAAAACGCTTTAACCGTGCCAACTATTGCCGTTACCCGTCAGAACGAGCAAACTGGTGTTTTTGTTGGCGCACCTAACCAACCACCCCGATTTGTCCCCATTACCACTGGCGTTACTATCGGCAATCGTACCGAAGTTAAAAGCGGACTCGATGGCTCCGAACATATCTTAATTAATCCACCCTCGGACACCCGACCAAGGCAAGGTTTTTCTTGGCAAAGTCTCTTTGGTGGTGGGGGGAACGAACCTGCTGCCGGTGGCCCTCCCCCCGGGGCCCCACCACAGGGAGCCTCACCCCCCCCAAGTGGGCCGCTCTAA
- a CDS encoding aminotransferase class I/II-fold pyridoxal phosphate-dependent enzyme produces MDIPSLLHRAEKALLPIFSEIDAQVKENLRQVLAAFRANRVGVHHFASVSGYGHDDLGRDTLDQVFAQALGAEKAAVRVQFVSGTHAIACALYGVLRPGDEMLAVAGAPYDTLEEVIGIRGSGQGSLKDFGVSYRQLELDSTGAIDWLSLATAVKPQTRLVHIQRSCGYSWRSSLSIDEIERIVRIVKQQNPNTVCFVDNCYGEFINTQEPTDVGADLMAGSLIKNPGGTIVTAGGYIAGKAELVEMACYRLTAPGIGSEGGATFDQNRLLYQGLFLAPQMVGEAMKGSHLIAYVGDKLGYPVNPAPFVPRRDIIQAIKLGSPDKLIAFCKAIQAYSPIGSYLDPIPAQMPGYESQVVMAGGTFIDGSTSEFSADGPLREPYIVFCQGGTHWTHISLALEQAIAALS; encoded by the coding sequence ATGGATATCCCCTCTCTACTCCACAGGGCAGAAAAGGCCCTACTCCCCATCTTTTCGGAAATTGACGCACAGGTCAAGGAAAATCTCCGTCAAGTCCTCGCTGCTTTCCGTGCAAACCGCGTCGGGGTGCATCATTTTGCTAGTGTTAGCGGTTATGGTCATGATGACTTGGGACGGGATACTTTAGATCAAGTGTTCGCCCAAGCCCTGGGGGCCGAAAAGGCAGCGGTGCGAGTACAATTTGTTTCAGGAACCCATGCGATCGCCTGTGCCTTGTATGGGGTTCTTCGACCGGGGGATGAGATGTTAGCGGTAGCGGGTGCGCCCTACGATACCCTAGAGGAAGTAATCGGGATTAGGGGCAGTGGTCAAGGCTCTTTAAAAGATTTTGGCGTTAGTTATCGGCAATTAGAGCTAGATTCTACTGGTGCGATCGATTGGTTGTCCTTGGCAACGGCAGTGAAACCCCAAACCCGTTTAGTACATATTCAAAGATCCTGCGGTTATTCCTGGCGATCGAGTTTGTCTATTGACGAAATCGAGAGAATTGTCCGTATAGTTAAACAACAAAACCCGAATACGGTCTGTTTTGTCGATAATTGCTATGGGGAATTTATCAACACCCAAGAACCCACCGATGTGGGGGCAGATCTGATGGCCGGTTCTCTAATTAAAAACCCCGGAGGTACAATTGTCACGGCTGGGGGATACATAGCAGGTAAAGCGGAATTAGTGGAAATGGCCTGCTATCGTCTGACAGCACCTGGAATCGGTAGCGAGGGAGGGGCAACTTTTGACCAAAATCGTCTTCTTTATCAGGGATTGTTTCTAGCGCCGCAAATGGTGGGAGAAGCGATGAAAGGCAGTCATTTAATTGCCTATGTGGGCGATAAGTTGGGTTATCCGGTCAATCCTGCTCCTTTTGTGCCTCGACGCGATATTATTCAAGCGATTAAACTCGGTTCCCCCGATAAGCTGATCGCCTTCTGTAAAGCCATTCAAGCCTATTCTCCCATCGGTTCCTACTTGGATCCCATTCCTGCCCAAATGCCGGGCTATGAGAGCCAAGTAGTGATGGCTGGTGGCACTTTTATCGATGGCAGCACCTCGGAATTCTCCGCCGATGGACCCCTACGGGAACCCTATATCGTTTTTTGTCAGGGGGGAACCCATTGGACTCATATTTCCCTGGCCCTAGAACAAGCGATCGCCGCTTTATCTTAA
- a CDS encoding vWA domain-containing protein, translating into MRVTLKSALSDSHIDANQSSSQRQLMLSIAATSEQINTNLPINLCLVLDHSGSMQGKPLETVKKAALSLIESLGVNDRLSVIAFDHRAKVILPSQSRQDDLTLIRSKIQRLQAGGGTAIDEGIKLGIQESSTGSKGYVSHIFLLTDGENEHGNNQRCLKLSAVAAEYGITLNTFGFGDHWNQDILEKIADIAGGSLSYIERPEQALIEFTRLFNRLQSVRLTNAFLQLELDAQTHLAELKPIAQVAPETIEMSLQKEGNFYITRLGDLMIDEEKILLLNLYIDQIPPGTHTIAKVKIRYDDPASGQKGLETATVSLDITSQALYQSQLNDQVQKSILTLAKYRQTQIAEEKLKQGDRAAAATMLQTAAKTALQLGEKNAATVLQTNATRLQVGEELSEGDLKKTRIIAKTRLQTDE; encoded by the coding sequence ATGCGGGTAACTCTAAAATCGGCCTTGAGTGACAGTCATATCGATGCTAATCAAAGCAGCAGTCAACGTCAACTGATGCTATCGATCGCCGCCACCAGTGAACAGATCAACACAAATTTACCGATTAATCTTTGTTTAGTTCTCGATCATAGCGGTTCTATGCAGGGAAAACCCCTAGAAACGGTCAAAAAAGCGGCCTTAAGTTTAATAGAATCCCTCGGTGTTAATGATCGTCTCTCGGTGATAGCTTTCGATCATCGCGCCAAAGTTATTCTTCCCTCCCAATCGCGACAGGATGATCTGACCTTAATTCGCTCAAAAATTCAACGATTACAAGCGGGAGGAGGCACGGCGATTGATGAAGGGATAAAATTAGGTATTCAAGAAAGTTCTACCGGCAGCAAAGGTTATGTGTCTCATATTTTTCTGCTTACCGATGGTGAAAATGAACACGGAAATAATCAACGCTGTTTAAAATTATCCGCAGTGGCGGCCGAGTACGGTATCACCTTAAATACCTTCGGTTTTGGCGATCATTGGAATCAAGATATCCTAGAAAAAATTGCCGATATCGCTGGCGGAAGTTTATCCTATATCGAAAGACCCGAACAAGCTTTAATTGAATTTACTCGTTTATTTAACCGTCTGCAATCTGTCCGGTTAACTAACGCTTTCCTGCAATTAGAATTAGATGCCCAGACTCATTTAGCGGAGTTAAAACCCATTGCCCAAGTTGCCCCAGAAACCATAGAAATGAGCCTACAAAAAGAGGGTAATTTTTACATCACCCGTTTAGGGGATTTAATGATAGATGAAGAAAAAATTCTCCTCCTCAATCTCTATATTGACCAAATTCCCCCTGGTACTCACACCATAGCTAAGGTAAAGATTCGCTACGATGATCCCGCTTCCGGTCAAAAAGGGCTAGAAACTGCGACTGTTAGCCTTGATATCACCTCCCAAGCTCTCTATCAATCCCAATTAAACGATCAAGTTCAGAAATCGATTCTGACTTTAGCCAAATATCGTCAAACCCAAATCGCTGAAGAAAAATTAAAACAGGGCGATCGAGCGGCCGCCGCCACCATGCTACAAACCGCGGCCAAAACAGCCCTACAATTGGGAGAAAAAAATGCCGCCACTGTCCTCCAAACTAATGCCACCCGTCTACAGGTGGGAGAAGAATTGAGCGAGGGAGATTTAAAGAAAACCCGCATTATTGCTAAAACAAGACTACAAACCGATGAATAA
- a CDS encoding DMT family transporter, whose protein sequence is MPNGFSFGENLTGEIAALSAAALWAISAAIYSLLGQKIPPLLLNFLKGVVAIALIALTLPLSGQWRGINQQSSVFILLTSGAIGIGIGDTAYFTALNYLGPRKTLLLETLSPPLGAILAATFLGESLKISAYIGIILTIFGVAWVISEKTPEINSQRPWRRGIAWALIAAISQAVGAVLSRQALVESGMSSLQSTLFRLLAGTGIVLIMMFFRRQESSPAINWSLRLIAIIIVTAFGSTFLGIWLQQTALKFSPVGIAQTLTATSPLFVLPIAAMMGDRINLRAIFGVIIALLGIGILFQ, encoded by the coding sequence ATGCCCAACGGATTTAGTTTCGGTGAAAATTTAACGGGAGAGATAGCGGCTTTGAGTGCGGCGGCGCTTTGGGCGATTTCTGCGGCGATTTATAGCCTATTAGGCCAGAAAATCCCGCCTTTATTGCTTAATTTTCTGAAAGGAGTAGTCGCGATCGCTTTAATTGCCCTGACGCTGCCCCTTTCCGGACAATGGCGCGGTATTAATCAACAAAGTTCGGTATTTATACTCTTGACAAGTGGCGCAATTGGTATAGGAATCGGTGACACGGCCTATTTTACCGCCCTCAATTATTTGGGACCGCGAAAAACCCTCCTGTTAGAAACCCTTTCGCCTCCCTTGGGAGCAATTCTAGCGGCGACTTTTTTGGGGGAATCCCTGAAAATATCGGCTTATATTGGCATTATTTTGACCATCTTCGGGGTTGCTTGGGTTATTTCCGAAAAAACTCCCGAAATCAATAGTCAACGTCCTTGGCGGCGAGGAATTGCCTGGGCTTTAATCGCTGCGATTTCCCAAGCGGTGGGGGCGGTTTTATCTCGTCAGGCACTGGTGGAGTCGGGAATGTCGTCTTTGCAGAGTACCCTTTTTCGTCTGTTAGCGGGGACGGGAATAGTGTTAATTATGATGTTTTTTCGCCGTCAGGAATCATCGCCAGCGATTAACTGGTCATTGCGTCTGATTGCTATTATTATTGTCACCGCTTTCGGCAGTACGTTTTTAGGGATATGGTTACAGCAAACTGCTTTAAAATTCTCTCCTGTGGGTATTGCCCAAACTCTCACCGCTACCAGTCCTTTATTTGTCTTACCGATAGCAGCCATGATGGGGGATCGGATTAACTTGCGGGCGATTTTCGGGGTGATTATCGCTTTGCTAGGAATTGGGATTTTGTTTCAATAA
- a CDS encoding pre-16S rRNA-processing nuclease YqgF yields MCILGFDPGKDKCGIAVRSSTGKIYTHEVIASSQAIECLASLCQQYPIELLVMGNQTTSKSWREKIAARLTIPITLVDERNSTLEARDRYWQMFPPKGLQKLIPQGMRLPDRPIDDIVAILLIERHLQSK; encoded by the coding sequence ATGTGTATTCTCGGTTTTGATCCGGGTAAGGATAAATGTGGGATCGCCGTCAGGTCATCGACGGGGAAAATTTATACCCATGAGGTGATAGCATCGTCACAAGCGATCGAGTGTTTAGCCAGTCTCTGTCAACAATATCCGATCGAATTACTGGTGATGGGGAATCAAACCACCTCGAAAAGTTGGCGCGAAAAAATTGCCGCTCGTCTCACCATCCCGATTACTCTAGTAGATGAACGCAATAGTACCCTAGAAGCTCGCGATCGCTATTGGCAAATGTTCCCCCCCAAAGGATTACAGAAACTCATCCCCCAGGGGATGCGTCTTCCCGATCGCCCTATTGATGATATAGTAGCGATTCTGCTGATTGAACGTCATTTACAGTCCAAATAA
- the gshA gene encoding glutamate--cysteine ligase gives MLLSKGFEVEMYTGTAAGEVIGLSDRIVKDLDGFVREPDSRNVEYTTAPMTNYDRLLCATLKPRLALRQYLRRLGDYTLIPGSTLSLGDSQHFYRSDPDNPYHDYIEQTYGTNVVTASIHINVGISDYEDLMRACRLIRLEAPLYLALSASSPFLDGKITGSHSRRWQVFPQTPASVPLFESHKHFVTWTEEQLKLGTMQNVRHLWVSVRPNGSNRPYNLNRLELRICDLITDPISLLAVMAFLEARLTQLLQDPQLDPLILSQLPSSNRREDLLTLTQENEQAAARFSLDATLRHWYDGREILARDWIKDLYVQVYPIAKERGFSCFLSPLQKILREGNTAQQWLKQYDQGMDVKSIITQAILTLEKQERELEHKLCQHILVA, from the coding sequence ATGCTCCTAAGTAAAGGTTTTGAAGTGGAAATGTACACCGGAACGGCAGCCGGAGAAGTTATCGGTTTATCCGATCGCATTGTCAAGGATCTAGATGGTTTTGTCCGGGAACCGGATAGTCGTAACGTAGAATATACTACGGCTCCCATGACTAACTATGACCGTCTTTTATGCGCTACTTTAAAACCTCGTCTGGCTCTACGGCAATATTTGCGTCGTTTAGGCGATTATACCCTCATCCCCGGCAGTACCCTCTCCTTGGGCGATAGTCAACATTTTTATCGCAGTGATCCCGACAATCCCTATCATGACTATATCGAACAGACCTACGGCACTAATGTAGTCACGGCCAGTATTCATATTAACGTCGGTATTAGCGATTATGAGGATTTAATGCGTGCCTGTCGCTTAATTCGCCTAGAAGCTCCTTTATACTTGGCTTTAAGCGCTTCCTCTCCTTTTCTCGATGGTAAAATCACCGGTTCCCATTCCCGTCGTTGGCAAGTTTTCCCCCAAACTCCCGCTTCTGTTCCCCTCTTTGAAAGTCATAAACATTTTGTCACTTGGACTGAGGAACAATTAAAACTCGGTACGATGCAGAATGTTCGCCATCTCTGGGTGTCGGTACGTCCTAACGGGAGCAATCGTCCCTATAATCTCAATCGTCTAGAATTGCGAATTTGTGACCTGATTACTGATCCTATTAGTTTATTAGCAGTTATGGCTTTTTTAGAGGCCCGTTTAACTCAACTTTTACAGGATCCCCAATTAGACCCCTTAATTTTAAGTCAATTACCCAGCAGCAATCGCAGGGAGGATTTATTAACTTTAACCCAAGAAAACGAACAGGCTGCCGCGCGTTTTAGTCTTGATGCCACCCTGAGACATTGGTACGATGGTCGAGAAATCTTAGCTAGGGATTGGATTAAAGATCTCTATGTTCAAGTTTATCCGATCGCTAAAGAAAGGGGTTTTAGTTGTTTCCTCTCTCCCCTACAAAAAATCCTCCGCGAGGGTAACACTGCACAACAATGGTTAAAACAATACGACCAGGGTATGGATGTTAAAAGTATTATCACACAGGCGATTCTTACCCTAGAAAAACAGGAACGAGAGTTAGAACATAAATTATGTCAGCATATTTTAGTTGCTTAA
- a CDS encoding YggT family protein, which produces MDTAIALSWTLGIILGLMTLLFILRIVLTWNPQVDLNSFPFNIIAWPTEPFLIPVRKLIPPLGGVDISPIIWVGICTLLREILLGQQGLITMALK; this is translated from the coding sequence ATGGACACAGCGATCGCATTAAGTTGGACATTGGGAATTATCTTAGGGTTGATGACCCTTTTGTTTATCTTAAGGATCGTGCTGACTTGGAATCCACAGGTAGATTTAAATAGCTTTCCCTTTAATATTATTGCCTGGCCAACAGAACCTTTTTTAATCCCCGTGCGTAAACTGATACCACCCTTGGGAGGAGTTGACATTTCTCCGATTATTTGGGTGGGAATTTGTACGCTGCTGCGGGAAATTCTTCTCGGTCAACAGGGTTTAATTACCATGGCCTTAAAATAA
- the fumC gene encoding class II fumarate hydratase yields the protein MTEFRIEKDSMGEIPVPADKLWGAQTQRSLQYFSIGDNLMPREMIRSYAILKKACAIVNQQKNRLSQERKNLICQVCDEILAGQHADNFPLYVWMTGSGTQFNMNINEVISNRCSQLTGNPLGSKTPVDPNDHVNMSQSTNDSFPSAMYIAVALAVKEKLIPSLQLLRNSLDEKAQLWANIVKIGRTHLQDATPLTLGQEFSGYVGLLDDGSDWLEKCLEKVYRLSLGGTAVGTGINAPPDFDRDVAAEIANLTKLPFITAPNKFTVQGSHDALVFLSGGLKTIASSLYKIANDIRLLSCGPRCGLGELQLPENEPGSSIMPGKVNPTQCEALSMIAVQVMANDLAVTMGGAGGHLEMNVYKPLLIHNLMQSIRLLTDGCANFCQFLVQGMTANQKQIETFLNQSLMLVTALSPVIGYQKAAYVAHYALEKDLTLKVAALQLGYIEEADFDRIVDPAKMVNPYVADG from the coding sequence ATGACAGAATTTCGCATCGAGAAAGACAGCATGGGAGAAATTCCCGTACCTGCCGATAAACTTTGGGGAGCGCAGACCCAAAGATCCCTACAATACTTTAGTATCGGTGATAATCTCATGCCCCGGGAGATGATCCGGTCCTATGCCATTCTCAAAAAAGCCTGTGCAATTGTCAATCAGCAAAAAAATCGTCTCAGTCAGGAGAGAAAAAACCTAATCTGTCAAGTCTGCGATGAAATTTTAGCCGGACAACACGCAGATAACTTTCCCCTCTACGTTTGGATGACGGGAAGTGGCACTCAATTTAACATGAACATCAACGAAGTCATCTCCAATCGTTGTAGTCAACTGACGGGGAATCCTTTGGGGAGCAAAACCCCGGTTGACCCCAACGATCATGTTAATATGTCCCAATCGACTAATGATTCCTTTCCCTCGGCCATGTATATTGCCGTTGCCTTGGCAGTCAAGGAAAAATTAATTCCCAGTCTGCAACTATTACGGAATAGTCTCGATGAAAAGGCGCAATTATGGGCAAATATAGTTAAAATTGGTCGCACTCACCTACAGGATGCCACCCCTTTAACCCTCGGACAAGAATTCTCCGGTTATGTGGGTTTATTGGATGATGGCAGCGATTGGCTAGAAAAATGTCTAGAAAAAGTCTATCGTTTATCCTTGGGAGGAACAGCAGTGGGTACGGGAATTAATGCTCCCCCAGATTTTGATCGAGATGTGGCTGCCGAAATCGCTAATCTGACCAAATTACCCTTTATTACGGCTCCTAATAAGTTTACCGTGCAAGGTTCCCACGATGCTCTAGTTTTCTTGAGCGGGGGACTGAAAACTATCGCTAGTTCCCTCTATAAAATTGCTAATGATATCCGTTTACTTAGCTGTGGTCCCCGTTGTGGATTAGGAGAATTACAGCTGCCGGAAAATGAACCGGGTTCTTCAATTATGCCGGGGAAAGTTAATCCCACCCAATGCGAAGCTTTATCGATGATAGCGGTGCAGGTGATGGCTAATGATTTAGCGGTGACGATGGGAGGCGCCGGAGGACATCTGGAAATGAATGTCTATAAACCGCTGTTGATTCATAATCTTATGCAGTCTATCCGGCTGCTCACGGATGGTTGCGCTAATTTCTGTCAGTTTTTGGTTCAGGGGATGACTGCTAATCAAAAACAAATTGAGACTTTTTTAAATCAGTCCTTGATGCTGGTGACTGCCTTAAGTCCCGTGATTGGCTACCAAAAGGCTGCCTACGTCGCTCATTATGCCCTAGAAAAAGATTTAACTCTGAAAGTGGCAGCCTTGCAACTAGGATACATCGAGGAAGCGGATTTTGATCGCATTGTTGACCCCGCTAAGATGGTTAATCCCTACGTTGCCGATGGTTAA